The window GGACCTTTAGCAATAACTACATGACCGTCTCGTTCGGTGATTAACCAGGTGCCATCCGGCAATGCGACCATACTCCAGGGCGATTGCAGTTCACTGGCGACAGGGGTTATCAGATAATCTTCATCGGGCAATGCGGAATGAGCGTTCAAGGAAAAGGTGGTAAATATAGACAGTGCTATAAAAGGGATGAATTGTTTAAGCTGCAAGCCTTTGTTAGGGTAAGAAAAAAACTTTACGTTAAGTTGAGATAAGCATGCAATTTTTGACACGTTTCCTGCTTCCATTTTTAGTTTCTTGGTTGCTTACATTTTCTTTAGCTAGCTTGTTCCATAGCCAATATGTTGTCAATCAATTAGTTAAGGTTGGCGTGGTAGTCGAATTTGGCGACCGCCTGAATTTAACGTTCGACGATTGGCTGGGGTTATTACCGACATACGGCACGATAATCGCCGTTGCCTTATTAATAGCTTTTGGTATTGCCGGTTGGATTTCCAAAAAGCTCGAGAATTACAGATTGCCCTTATTTATCCTGGCTGGAATCGCCGCGTTTATTACGGTATTGCTGGCCATTGAATCCATCATGAATATCAACATTATTGCGGGTGCAAGAGGTTGGGGCTTCTATGCGCAACTATTGGCAGGTGCTATTGGTGGCTATGTTTTTGCTAGGATGAGTGCGGTTAAATCCGCCGAGAGCTAATTTTCACTAAATGGCACTTTAGGGCCCCTCAGAAATTAGAAAAATGAAGTTAGCAATCAAAAACATTTTCTTATTGATGACTTTAACAAGTTACTTTGCATCGCTGATCATTTATATACTGGATCTTCAATATGAGTCAGCTTTAGGCATTGTGGCCTATCTTATAATGGTGTTAACCTCAATCGTTCGCTTTGGAATCGTAAACAACGTATTGTTTGACTTAATTGGACTGAACATTGGAAACTATAATGTTGTAGTTGGGTTCATAGCATCAATCATTGTAGCGATTTTCGCAGATTACTTATTTCGGCTCTGGTTAAACAAAAGTAAGCCTAGTAATTTCTGAGTAAGTAATCCGCGGAACATAAAAATGTTTAGCTTTTATATTAGATACTGCTAACAAGCGGCTATTGGCACTGAAGAGTCATTCGGCCCAAGCCAAGATTCCCTGTAGTATCAGGGAATGACGCAAGGGTTTTTGCTTTTTACTCGAAGCGACGTTTTTTTTAGCGGGTACAGAATTTCGGTTCCAGACAAATTCTGCATACCAACGTCCATGTCGGTAACCCGGAACAATCTTTGATTGTGTACTCGAAGTGACGTTTTCCGTCACGTACCCGGAGTATCGTTTGCGATACGTACTCAGGGAGTTTTAACTCCCGCTTGTGGCACACTAGAGACATTCGGCTCCAGCTAAGATTCCCTGTAGTATCAGGGAATGACGCAAGGGTTTTTGCTTTTTACTCGAAGCGACGTTTTTTGTCGCGGGTACAGAATTTCGGTTCCAGACAAATTCTGCATACCAACGTCCATGTCGGTAACCCGGAACAATCTTCGATTGTGTACTCGGAGTGGCGCTTTCTGCCACGTTCTAGGAGTATCGTTTACGATACGTACTAAGGGAGTTTTAACTCCCGCTTGTGGCACATCAGAGACGCTCGCCCATTAACTTAGATACCGTGCAGAGTCACGGTATGACTCAAGTTTTTTGCTTTTTTCTCGGAGCAGCGTGTGCTAGGAGCTGATAACACCAGCGTGCTAAGAGTGGCGTTTTCTGCAACGTACTATGAACAATCTTTGATTGTGTACTCGGCGTTTCGCTTAGATACCTTCAGGCTTACCTATGTAATAGCCTTGGCAACCATCTACCAGAATTTCATCAAAGGTATGTTTTTCTTCCTGAGTTTCCACACCCTCAGCCAATACTTTGATGCTCATACGATGCGCTAAATCAATCATCAGACGCAAGAAGTATTGGTTATTCTTATCGTTTTCGATGTTGCGGGTATAACTGCCATCCATCTTAATGAAATCAGGCGATAGCTCTCTAAAGAACTTAAACGAGGTAATACCAACGCCAAAATGTTCGACACATACTTTCGCACCAACACGATGGACCATGTTGATAAAGTAGATACTGTCCTTAACATTTTGCTGTAAACCAAATTCACTTACCTCGAACACTAAGCGTTGGCTAATGTCTTTGTCTTTTAACAGGCGTCTCTCAAGCCAAATAATAAAGTGCTCATCATGGATAGAGCGAGAGCTCAGGTTAATACCAAAAGATTGCTCAGTCAGGTTCTTTTTGCGTATCTCAGATAACGCGGTTTCGATAACCAACCGGTCGATCAGAATAATTTTATCGAGTTTCTCCGCCATGGCGATAAACGACGCGGTTGGCATTTGTTCACCTGCGGTATTGGTAAAACGTGCCAGGATTTCATGGTAGATTCGATTGTTACGGGCATTTGGCTGAATCAACTGAGTTAGCAGTGAAACATTCTGATGCTCGATAACGTAGTCGATTTCCTTGCCCCAACTCTGACTACCGTAGCCCATGGCATTGCTGTCATCCATTTTCTCATAGGATTGGATATACCAGGAATTCTTGTGTTTGGTTTCAGCAATACTGATTGCCGTATCTGCCAGCGCTAGTAATTCCCCTAGTGGACGATCAATTTCAAAATTAACAATACCGGTGTAGGCGACGGAATCAATATCAGCGAGTACCTGATATTCATTAAACAATCCCGTTAACTCATCGGCATAGGTTTGAGAGGCTTTCAAGGTAATGTTGGGAATAAAGGTCGCGAAATCAGAACCATTAAGGCGGAACAGTGATGCGCCCTCAATATTCTTGATTTGTCGTTGCAGAATATTTGCTACCTGACACAGGTAACGGTCACCTTCCTGATAGCCATGCACCTTATTCAGAATTCTTAACTCGGTACAGCGAGTGATGAAAAGTACTCCAAAACTGCTGCCGCGAGTGTGCTTAGCGTACGCAGCGAAGAACTCGGCAAAGCTGTTACGATTAGACAAACCGGTAAGAGGGTCCACATACGCAGTCTGCTTTAATTCTTCAGTTTTTGATACTTTGGTGGTAATGAACTCTTTCAACTGCTGAATGGTAGTGTTCACTTCGTTAAAAGCACTCGGCAACTGGAACTGTTCGATATCCTGTTGGTTATTGATCGCCTGTTTGATTTCTTCGGAGATCATACTGGAAATCTTTTCCGATGCTTTACGATTGGCACGGACAGTCATCCGGGATGTAAGAAAAGTACCGACAATCACCATAAAGATGGTTACCAGAAGAATGAAAATGCTCAGGGTATTAAACCAACTGATTAGCTCATCCTGATTTAAGCGATAACTTACTTTCGCGGTTAATGGTTTCGCGGTGATCGTATGCAGATCATCGGCATGTAACCAACTTGCCAGAGTTGCATAGGCTATTTTACGTTTGCTAAATGTGCCAACGTCATTTTTCGCCTGATCACGAACCGACAAATAGTCGTAATCGTAAGTATTATGTAGAGTCGTAGAGAAACGCTCTAATTCAGAGCCTTGGAATGTAATAGCATGGGTCAGAATCTGCGCTCTGTGCTGTTGATGTTGGTGATCAATGAAACCCTGAAGCCCAGTAAGGCTTAGGGTAAAAAATCCTATGAGAAAGATAACGGCAAAGATGATGTTTTTTGCCAAAATTTTTGCAACTGTCGACATGCGAAAATTCCCCAGTTAGTATTATTTCCCAGTCCTTTACAAATAGTCAGTACTGACTTTTCGCTTCAAGATCCTACGATACGGTTATTATTCGTTCAATGCAATATTGACGTGTGAATTCGTTATCGAGGAATTTAAGTAACTAACTATAATTTCAAAGATTTCCTGAATATTTGAGCGGCGGAAGGCTGACGCTATCTGGTGCGGCATACAAGCTAACCTCCTGAGTATC is drawn from Thalassotalea sp. PS06 and contains these coding sequences:
- a CDS encoding EAL domain-containing protein, with protein sequence MSTVAKILAKNIIFAVIFLIGFFTLSLTGLQGFIDHQHQQHRAQILTHAITFQGSELERFSTTLHNTYDYDYLSVRDQAKNDVGTFSKRKIAYATLASWLHADDLHTITAKPLTAKVSYRLNQDELISWFNTLSIFILLVTIFMVIVGTFLTSRMTVRANRKASEKISSMISEEIKQAINNQQDIEQFQLPSAFNEVNTTIQQLKEFITTKVSKTEELKQTAYVDPLTGLSNRNSFAEFFAAYAKHTRGSSFGVLFITRCTELRILNKVHGYQEGDRYLCQVANILQRQIKNIEGASLFRLNGSDFATFIPNITLKASQTYADELTGLFNEYQVLADIDSVAYTGIVNFEIDRPLGELLALADTAISIAETKHKNSWYIQSYEKMDDSNAMGYGSQSWGKEIDYVIEHQNVSLLTQLIQPNARNNRIYHEILARFTNTAGEQMPTASFIAMAEKLDKIILIDRLVIETALSEIRKKNLTEQSFGINLSSRSIHDEHFIIWLERRLLKDKDISQRLVFEVSEFGLQQNVKDSIYFINMVHRVGAKVCVEHFGVGITSFKFFRELSPDFIKMDGSYTRNIENDKNNQYFLRLMIDLAHRMSIKVLAEGVETQEEKHTFDEILVDGCQGYYIGKPEGI